A genomic segment from Nicotiana sylvestris chromosome 1, ASM39365v2, whole genome shotgun sequence encodes:
- the LOC104226591 gene encoding REF/SRPP-like protein At3g05500, with the protein MAESNPKPQLPEMAQTEEEKLKYLEFLQVAMIHAALYVAKVYGYAKENSGPLKPGVQTVEGTVKTVVGPVYDKFHDVPVEVLKFVDRKVDESVRKIETRVPPMVKQAPAAARSVAADVKSAGVIGAASGLAKTVYAKYEPAAKGLYTKYEPMAEQYAASAWLSLNRLPVVPKVTQAVAPTAAYYSGKYNEIVQQSAEKGYKVASYLPLVPTEKISKVFSTQPMASN; encoded by the exons ATGGCCGAATCAAACCCTAAGCCTCAACTACCGGAGATG GCTCAGACGGAGGAAGAGAAATTGAAATATTTGGAATTTTTGCAAGTGGCGATGATTCATGCGGCGCTCTATGTAGCGAAGGTGTATGGTTACGCCAAAGAGAATTCTGGTCCCCTGAAGCCTGGCGTTCAGACCGTCGAAGGCACTGTTAAGACCGTAGTTGGCCCAGTGTATGATAAATTTCATGACGTCCCTGTCGAGGTCCTCAAGTTTGTTGACCGCAAG GTTGATGAGTCTGTTCGTAAGATTGAGACTCGTGTTCCCCCTATGGTCAAGCAGGCTCCTGCAGCAGCTCGCTCCGTTGCAGCCGATGTCAAAAGTGCTGGTGTGATAGGAGCTGCATCGGGACTTGCAAAAACAGTCTATGCCAAGTACGAGCCTGCTGCCAAGGGACTTTACACCAAGTACGAGCCAATGGCCGAGCAATATGCAGCTTCAGCTTGGCTCTCTCTTAACCGACTTCCCGTCGTTCCTAAAGTTACTCAAGCAGTTGCTCCAACAGCTGCTTACTATTCTGGAAAGTACAATGAGATTGTTCAGCAATCTGCAGAGAAAGGGTACAAGGTTGCATCATATCTTCCATTGGTACCTACTGAAAAGATTTCTAAGGTGTTCAGCACTCAGCCTATGGCTTCCAACTAA